From Jaculus jaculus isolate mJacJac1 chromosome 19, mJacJac1.mat.Y.cur, whole genome shotgun sequence, a single genomic window includes:
- the Psmd4 gene encoding 26S proteasome non-ATPase regulatory subunit 4 isoform X1, whose product MVLESTMVCVDNSEYMRNGDFLPTRLQAQQDAVNIVCHSKTRSNPENNVGLITLANDCEVLTTLTPDTGRILSKLHTVQPKGKITFCTGIRVAHLALKHRQGKNHKMRIVAFVGSPVEDNEKDLVKLAKRLKKEKVNVDIINFGEEEVNTEKLTAFVSALNGKDGTGSRLVTVPPGPSLADALISSPILAGEGGAMLGLGASDFEFGVDPSADPELALALRVSMEEQRQRQEEEARRAAAASAAEAGIPAAAAEGERDSDDALLKMTISQQEYGRTGLPDLSSMTEEEQIAYAMQMSLQGAEFAQAESADIDASSAMDTSEPAKEEEDYDVMQDPEFLQSVLENLPGVDPNNEAIRNAMGSLASQATKDGKKDKKEEEQK is encoded by the exons ATGGTGTTGGAGAGCACTATGGTCTG TGTGGACAACAGTGAGTACATGCGGAATGGAGACTTCCTACCCACCCGGTTACAGGCCCAACAAGATGCCGTCAACATCGTATGCCACTCAAAGACCCGCAGCAACCCTGAGAACAATGTGGGCCTCATCACCTTGGCCAA TGACTGTGAAGTGCTGACCACACTTACCCCAGACACCGGTCGCATCCTCTCCAAGCTCCACACGGTCCAACCCAAGGGCAAGATCACCTTCTGCACTGGCATCCGCGTGGCCCAT CTGGCTCTGAAGCACCGGCAGGGCAAGAATCACAAGATGCGCATCGTCGCCTTTGTGGGCAGCCCCGTGGAGGACAACGAGAAGGAC CTGGTAAAACTTGCCAAACgcctgaagaaagaaaaagtgaatgtTGATATCAtcaattttggggaagag GAGGTGAACACGGAGAAGCTGACGGCCTTCGTGAGCGCGCTGAACGGCAAGGACGGAACCGGCTCTCGCCTGGTGACGGTTCCTCCGGGGCCGAGCTTGGCCGACGCGCTCATCAGTTCTCCCATTCTGGCTGGGGAAGGCGGTGCCATGCTGGGTCTTGGTGCCAGTGACTTTGAATTTGGAGTGGATCCCAGTGCTGACCCTGAGCTGGCCCTG GCCCTTCGGGTCTCCATGGAGGAGCAGCGGCAGCGGCAGGAGGAGGAGGCGCGGCGCGCGGCGGCAGCTTCTGCGGCCGAGGCCGGGATTCCTGCGGCTGCGGCTGAAGGTGAAAGAG ACTCAGACGATGCTCTGCTGAAGATGACCATCAGCCAGCAGGAGTATGGCCGCACTGGGCTCCCTGATCTGAGCAGCATGACTGAGGAAGAGCAGATTGCCTATGCCATGCAGATGTCTCTACAAGGAGCAG AGTTTGCTCAAGCAGAATCAGCGGACATTGATGCCAGCTCAGCCATGGACACCTCTGAACCAGCCAAG gaggaggaggattACGATGTGATGCAGGACCCAGAGTTCCTTCAGAGTGTCCTTGAGAACCTTCCAGGTGTGGATCCCAACAATGAAGCCATTCGCAATGCCATGGGCTCTCTGGCCTCCCAGGCCACTAAGGATGGCAAGAAGgacaagaaagaggaagagcagaAGTGA
- the Psmd4 gene encoding 26S proteasome non-ATPase regulatory subunit 4 isoform X2 — MVLESTMVCVDNSEYMRNGDFLPTRLQAQQDAVNIVCHSKTRSNPENNVGLITLANDCEVLTTLTPDTGRILSKLHTVQPKGKITFCTGIRVAHLALKHRQGKNHKMRIVAFVGSPVEDNEKDLVKLAKRLKKEKVNVDIINFGEEEVNTEKLTAFVSALNGKDGTGSRLVTVPPGPSLADALISSPILAGEGGAMLGLGASDFEFGVDPSADPELALALRVSMEEQRQRQEEEARRAAAASAAEAGIPAAAAEDSDDALLKMTISQQEYGRTGLPDLSSMTEEEQIAYAMQMSLQGAEFAQAESADIDASSAMDTSEPAKEEEDYDVMQDPEFLQSVLENLPGVDPNNEAIRNAMGSLASQATKDGKKDKKEEEQK; from the exons ATGGTGTTGGAGAGCACTATGGTCTG TGTGGACAACAGTGAGTACATGCGGAATGGAGACTTCCTACCCACCCGGTTACAGGCCCAACAAGATGCCGTCAACATCGTATGCCACTCAAAGACCCGCAGCAACCCTGAGAACAATGTGGGCCTCATCACCTTGGCCAA TGACTGTGAAGTGCTGACCACACTTACCCCAGACACCGGTCGCATCCTCTCCAAGCTCCACACGGTCCAACCCAAGGGCAAGATCACCTTCTGCACTGGCATCCGCGTGGCCCAT CTGGCTCTGAAGCACCGGCAGGGCAAGAATCACAAGATGCGCATCGTCGCCTTTGTGGGCAGCCCCGTGGAGGACAACGAGAAGGAC CTGGTAAAACTTGCCAAACgcctgaagaaagaaaaagtgaatgtTGATATCAtcaattttggggaagag GAGGTGAACACGGAGAAGCTGACGGCCTTCGTGAGCGCGCTGAACGGCAAGGACGGAACCGGCTCTCGCCTGGTGACGGTTCCTCCGGGGCCGAGCTTGGCCGACGCGCTCATCAGTTCTCCCATTCTGGCTGGGGAAGGCGGTGCCATGCTGGGTCTTGGTGCCAGTGACTTTGAATTTGGAGTGGATCCCAGTGCTGACCCTGAGCTGGCCCTG GCCCTTCGGGTCTCCATGGAGGAGCAGCGGCAGCGGCAGGAGGAGGAGGCGCGGCGCGCGGCGGCAGCTTCTGCGGCCGAGGCCGGGATTCCTGCGGCTGCGGCTGAAG ACTCAGACGATGCTCTGCTGAAGATGACCATCAGCCAGCAGGAGTATGGCCGCACTGGGCTCCCTGATCTGAGCAGCATGACTGAGGAAGAGCAGATTGCCTATGCCATGCAGATGTCTCTACAAGGAGCAG AGTTTGCTCAAGCAGAATCAGCGGACATTGATGCCAGCTCAGCCATGGACACCTCTGAACCAGCCAAG gaggaggaggattACGATGTGATGCAGGACCCAGAGTTCCTTCAGAGTGTCCTTGAGAACCTTCCAGGTGTGGATCCCAACAATGAAGCCATTCGCAATGCCATGGGCTCTCTGGCCTCCCAGGCCACTAAGGATGGCAAGAAGgacaagaaagaggaagagcagaAGTGA
- the Znf687 gene encoding zinc finger protein 687 encodes MGDMKTPDFDDLLAAFDIPDIDANEAIHSGPEENEGPGGQGKPEASVRGDSEEAAASGGDPTVPAQASDDGLPPPPDTSTVSVIVKNTVCPEESETLAGDSGGEGTKPEDVTQEGPVAPCLMQNGFGGPESSLPETPHSPAPVSGGAWKEKSMEGKAPLDLFTHFGPEPGEHPDPLPAPEPSSPQGGAMTPPPFTSPFELAPENGPALLPAGSLPPVAASKQGSGSPQQGSRSSTEAVSIPGRSSPPAMAGMPFFKQSPEHQSPPASPKVASCKPLKEEEGTVDKSPPRSPQSPSSGAEAADEDSNDSPTSHSSSRPLKVRIKTVKTSCGNITRTVTRVPSDSDPPVALAEGTFLADTSLLKLSPVTPTPEGPKVVSVQLGDGTRLKGTVLPVATIQNASTAMLMAASVARRAVVLPGGAASPKTVSKSVLGLVPQALPKAEVRAGLGTGGQKVNGASVVMVQPSKPAIGPGTAAGGTVISRTQSSLVEAFNKILNSKNLLPAYRPNLSPPAEAGLALPPTGYRCLECGDAFSLEKSLARHYDRRSMRIEVTCNHCVRRLVFFNKCSLLLHAREHKDKGLVMQCSHLVMRPVALDQMVGQPDITPLLPVAVPPACGPLALPVLGKADSDGAVTSSAIATTVATEAPVPPLTTEPPAATATSVYTCFRCLECKEQCRDKAGMAAHFQQLGPPAPGSASNVCPSCPMMLPNRCSFSAHQRTHKNRPPHVCPECGGNFLQANFQAHLREACLHFSRRVGYRCPSCAVVFGGVNSIKSHIQASHCEVFHKCPICPMAFKSAPSAHAHLYSQHPSFLTQQAKLIYKCAMCDTVFTHKPLLSSHFDQHLLPQRVSVFKCPSCPLLFAQKRTMLEHLKSTHQSGRLGEETAGKGSGGALLTPKTEPEEVAVTQAEAAPAVEESSSSSEEELPSSPEPPRPSKRPRRELGSKGIKGGGGGPGGWTCGLCHSWFPERDEYVTHMKKEHGKSVKKFPCRLCERSFCSAPSLRRHVRVNHEGIKRVYPCRYCTEGKRTFSSRLILEKHVQVRHGLPLGAQSPPGRGSTLTRGPGTRAQGPGRKRRQSSDSCSEEPDSTTPPAKSPRGGPGSGVHGPLRYRSSSSAEQSLMVGLRVDGGTQQCLDCGLCFASPGSLSRHRFISHKKRRGGGKASALGLGDGVDETLPSRSDPEGGDSPLPASGGPLTCKVCGKSCDSPLNLKTHFRTHGMAFIRARQGGSGDN; translated from the exons ATGGGGGATATGAAGACCCCTGATTTTGACGATCTTCTTGCTGCCTTTGATATCCCTGACATTGATGCCAACGAAGCCATTCACTCTGGGCCTGAAGAAAATGAGGGGCCAGGGGGCCAAGGAAAGCCAGAAGCCAGTGTGAGAGGTGACTCTGAAGAGGCAGCAGCATCTGGGGGTGACCCCACGGTTCCAGCCCAGGCCTCGGATGATGGCCTGCCACCACCGCCAGACACTTCCACAGTCAGCGTCATCGTCAAGAATACCGTGTGTCCTGAGGAGTCCGAGACCCTGGCTGGCGATTCAGGAGGGGAAGGAACTAAGCCCGAGGATGTAACTCAGGAAGGGCCGGTGGCACCTTGTTTGATGCAAAATGGATTTGGGGGCCCCGAGTCATCCCTTCCAGAAACCCCCCATTCTCCAGCTCCTGTAAGTGGGggtgcttggaaggaaaaatccATGGAAGGCAAAGCTCCTTTGGACCTCTTTACTCACTTTGGGCCTGAGCCAGGAGAACACCCAGACCCCCTGCCGGCTCCAGAGCCCTCTTCCCCTCAGGGTGGAGCCATGACCCCACCTCCTTTCACCTCTCCCTTTGAGCTGGCCCCTGAAAACGGCCCAGCTCTGCTGCCTGCTGGTTCTCTTCCCCCAGTAGCAGCCTCGAAGCAGGGCAGCGGCAGCCCCCAGCAGGGCTCTCGTTCTAGCACCGAGGCCGTAAGCATCCCTGGCCGCAGCTCACCTCCCGCGATGGCTGGCATGCCCTTCTTCAAGCAGTCTCCAGAGCACCAGAGCCCTCCTGCCTCTCCTAAGGTGGCCAGCTGTAAGCCCCTGAAAGAAGAAGAGGGAACAGTGGACAAGTCTCCCCCCAGGAGCCCCCAAAGCCCCTCTAGTGGAGCCGAGGCTGCGGATGAGGACAGCAACGACTCTCCTACCTCCCACAGCTCCTCTAGGCCCCTCAAGGTGCGGATCAAGACCGTCAAAACGTCCTGCGGGAACATCACAAGGACAGTGACCCGCGTCCCCTCGGACTCTGATCCTCCTGTCGCCTTGGCTGAGGGGACCTTCCTGGCGGACACTAGCCTCCTGAAGCTGTCCCCTGTAACCCCAACCCCTGAGGGTCCAAAGGTGGTGAGTGTCCAGCTGGGTGACGGCACAAGGCTGAAAGGCACAGTGTTGCCTGTGGCCACCATCCAGAACGCCAGCACCGCCATGCTGATGGCGGCCAGTGTGGCCCGCCGAGCTGTAGTTCTGCCTGGGGGTGCTGCCAGCCCCAAGACTGTGAGTAAGAGCGTGTTAGGTCTGGTGCCTCAAGCCTTGCCCAAGGCTGAGGTGCGGGCAGGGCTGGGCACAGGGGGGCAGAAGGTGAATGGTGCCTCGGTGGTGATGGTACAGCCTTCTAAGCCTGCCATTGGGCCAGGCACAGCAGCAGGCGGCACGGTGATCTCCCGGACCCAGTCCAGCTTGGTGGAGGCCTTCAACAAGATCCTCAACAGCAAGAACCTGCTGCCTGCCTACAGACCGAACCTGAGCCCACCGGCCGAGGCCGGACTGGCCCTGCCTCCGACTGGCTACCGCTGCCTCGAGTGCGGGGACGCCTTCTCGCTGGAGAAGAGCCTGGCCCGGCACTACGACCGCAGGAGCATGCGCATCGAGGTCACCTGCAACCACTGTGTCCGCCGCCTGGTGTTCTTCAACAAGTGCAGTCTGCTCCTGCACGCGCGGGAGCACAAGGACAAGGGGCTTGTCATGCAGTGCTCACACCTGGTCATGCGGCCCGTGGCCCTTGACCAGATGGTGGGGCAGCCGGACATCACGCCCTTGCTGCCTGTGGCCGTCCCACCTGCCTGTGGACCTCTGGCCTTGCCTGTTCTGGGCAAGGCCGACAGTGACGGGGCCGTTACCTCCTCTGCCATCGCTACTACAGTTGCCACAGAGGCCCCCGTGCCACCGCTCACCACGGAGCCGCCCGCGGCCACGGCCACCTCTGTTTACACGTGCTTTCGCTGCCTGGAGTGCAAGGAGCAGTGCCGGGACAAGGCTGGCATGGCTGCCCACTTCCAGCAGCTGGGTCCCCCGGCACCCGGGTCCGCCAGCAAT GTGTGCCCGTCCTGTCCCATGATGCTCCCCAACCGTTGCAGCTTCAGTGCCCACCAGCGCACACATAAGAACCGACCCCCCCACGTCTGTCCTGAGTGTGGCGGCAACTTCCTGCAAGCCAATTTCCAGGCCCATCTGCGAGAGGCCTGTCTGCATTTTTCTCGCCGTGTGGGATACAG GTGCCCAAGTTGTGCGGTGGTGTTTGGGGGCGTGAACTCCATCAAGTCCCACATCCAGGCGTCACACTGCGAAGTTTTCCACAAGTGCCCCATCTGCCCGATGGCCTTCAAGTCTGCCCCCAGCGCCCATGCCCACCTCTACTCCCAACATCCCAGCTTCCTCACACAGCAAGCCAA GCTCATCTACAAGTGCGCCATGTGTGACACAGTCTTCACTCATAAACCCCTCCTGTCTTCACACTTTGACCAGCACTTGCTGCCCCAGCGTGTCAGTGTCTTTAAGTGCCCATCTTGTCCCTTGCTCTTTGCCCAAAAAAGGACCATGCTGGAACATCTCAAG AGCACCCATCAGTCTGGACGTTTAGGGGAGGAGACTGCTGGGAAAGGGTCTGGTGGTGCCCTACTGACCCCCAAGACTGAGCCGGAAGAGGTGGCTGTGACTCAGGCAGAGGCTGCCCCTGCTGTGGAGGAGTCCTCTTCGTCTTCAGAAGAGGAGCTCCCCAGCTCCCCTGAGCCCCCCCGCCCAAGCAAACGGCCCCGCCGGGAACTGGGGAGCAAAGGCAtcaaaggtgggggtggggggcctgGGGGCTGGACCTGTGGCCTCTGTCACTCCTGGTTCCCTGAGCGGGATGAGTACGTGACTCACATGAAGAAGGAGCATGGCAAG TCAGTGAAGAAGTTTCCCTGTCGCCTGTGTGAGCGCTCCTTCTGCTCGGCCCCCAGCTTGAGACGCCACGTCAGGGTCAACCATGAGGGGATCAAGAGAGTTTACCCATGCAG GTATTGCACGGAGGGAAAGCGCACCTTCAGCAGTCGGCTGATCCTGGAGAAACACGTCCAGGTCCGGCATGGCCTGCCCCTGGGTGCCCAGTCCCCTCCTGGCCGAGGGAGTACCCTGACTCGAGGCCCTGGTACCAGAGCCCAG GGGCCAGGACGGAAGCGCCGCCAGTCTTCGGACTCCTGCAGTGAAGAGCCCGACAGTACCACACCGCCTGCCAAGTCCCCCAGGGGTGGCCCTGGCTCGGGGGTCCACGGTCCCCTGCGCTACAGGAGCAGCAGCTCAGCGGAACAAAGCCTCATGGTGGGGTTGAGGGTGGACGGTGGCACTCAGCAGTGCCTCGACTGTGGCTTGTGCTTTGCGTCCCCGGGCTCCCTGAGCAGGCACCGTTTCATTAGCCACAAGAAGAGACGCGGCGGGGGTAAAGCCAGTGCCCTGGGTCTGGGGGACGGGGTGGACGAGACCCTTCCCTCACGGTCTGATCCAGAGGGCGGAGATTCACCCCTGCCTGCTTCTGGAGGTCCACTGACATGTAAGGTCTGTGGCAAGAGCTGTGATAGCCCGCTCAACCTCAAGACCCACTTCCGAACCCACGGCATGGCGTTCATAAGGGCCCGGCAGGGAGGCAGTGGGGACAATTAG